One genomic window of uncultured Fusobacterium sp. includes the following:
- a CDS encoding ABC transporter ATP-binding protein — translation MKLKIFQNKSLNSFLKYSLRYKWAMVAVVLMSVLTSSMGAVPAWLSKYLIDDVLVKKDPKMMVIVISAIFISTVVKVISAYYASISSNYVTETIKRDIKIDVFIHLQKLPISYFRKNKLGDIMARLSGDSATLGRIGFIIFDMFKEFLTVVALIFRMFQVDWILAIVSLTVMPLIINTVKKYTKKIRKSGRIRQDTSGAVTAFIQESLSGIFVIKAFNNSDMMIEKYKEISMDEFQKSYKSTKIKAKVSPINEVITTLMVVLVAAYGGYQIVVTKTMSPGDLISFVTAMGLMSQPLKRLISKNNDLQEAIPSADRVIEILDVPIETDFYGEEVKIDGKIKEIKFENLYFAYDDAKSNALKNINLDVKAGEVVAFVGKSGSGKTTIVNLIPRFFEATAGKLTINGIDIKNISLKKYRDLIGIVPQESFLFSGTIAENISFGKENVTMEEIEKAAKMANAYEFIKELQEGFETEVGERGVMLSGGQKQRIAIARALIQNPEILILDEATSALDTESERLVQDALDRLMVNRTTFVIAHRLSTIINADKIVVMENGMIKEIGKHQELLDKNGLYKHFYDIQFGKEVKKREEMRV, via the coding sequence ATGAAATTAAAAATATTTCAAAATAAGTCATTAAATAGTTTTTTAAAATATAGTTTAAGATATAAATGGGCTATGGTAGCTGTGGTTCTTATGTCTGTACTTACATCTTCAATGGGAGCTGTTCCAGCTTGGCTAAGTAAGTATCTTATAGATGATGTACTTGTAAAAAAAGATCCAAAAATGATGGTAATTGTAATATCTGCTATTTTTATTTCAACAGTTGTAAAAGTTATTTCAGCTTATTATGCTAGTATTTCATCAAACTATGTAACTGAAACAATAAAAAGAGATATAAAAATAGATGTATTTATTCATTTACAAAAATTACCAATCTCTTATTTTAGAAAGAATAAATTAGGAGATATAATGGCGAGACTTTCTGGAGACTCTGCTACTTTAGGACGAATAGGATTTATAATATTTGATATGTTTAAAGAGTTTTTAACAGTAGTAGCTCTTATTTTTAGAATGTTTCAAGTAGACTGGATATTAGCAATAGTTTCTTTAACAGTGATGCCTCTTATCATAAATACAGTAAAGAAATATACTAAAAAGATAAGAAAATCTGGTAGAATTAGACAAGATACCTCTGGAGCTGTAACAGCCTTTATTCAAGAAAGTTTATCAGGAATTTTTGTTATTAAAGCTTTTAATAATAGTGATATGATGATTGAAAAATATAAAGAGATCAGTATGGATGAATTTCAAAAATCATATAAAAGTACTAAAATAAAAGCTAAGGTTTCTCCTATAAATGAGGTTATTACAACTTTAATGGTAGTGTTAGTAGCTGCTTATGGTGGATATCAAATAGTTGTAACTAAAACTATGTCTCCAGGAGATCTAATATCTTTCGTTACAGCTATGGGGCTTATGAGTCAACCTTTAAAAAGATTGATTTCAAAAAATAATGATTTACAAGAAGCTATACCATCAGCAGATAGAGTAATAGAAATTTTAGATGTTCCTATTGAAACTGATTTTTATGGAGAAGAGGTAAAAATAGATGGTAAAATAAAAGAGATAAAGTTTGAAAATCTATATTTTGCTTATGATGATGCTAAGAGTAATGCTTTAAAAAATATTAATTTAGATGTAAAAGCTGGAGAAGTTGTTGCTTTTGTAGGAAAAAGTGGAAGTGGAAAAACAACTATAGTTAATTTAATTCCAAGATTTTTTGAAGCAACAGCAGGAAAACTTACAATCAATGGAATAGATATAAAAAATATTTCATTGAAAAAATATAGAGATTTAATAGGAATAGTTCCTCAAGAAAGTTTTCTTTTTTCAGGAACAATAGCTGAGAATATATCTTTTGGAAAAGAAAATGTAACTATGGAAGAGATAGAAAAAGCAGCTAAAATGGCAAATGCTTATGAATTTATAAAAGAATTACAAGAGGGATTTGAAACAGAGGTTGGAGAGAGAGGAGTAATGCTTTCTGGAGGGCAAAAACAAAGAATTGCTATAGCTAGAGCTTTAATACAAAATCCAGAAATTTTAATATTAGATGAAGCTACTTCAGCCTTAGATACAGAATCAGAAAGACTTGTACAAGATGCTTTAGATAGACTTATGGTAAATAGAACTACATTTGTAATAGCTCATAGACTTTCTACAATTATTAATGCAGATAAAATAGTTGTTATGGAAAATGGAATGATAAAAGAGATAGGAAAGCATCAAGAACTATTAGATAAAAATGGATTATATAAACATTTTTATGATATACAATTTGGAAAAGAAGTTAAAAAAAGAGAAGAAATGAGAGTATAG